The DNA region AATAAATATTTTCCATCCGGTCAAAAATTGGGCATATTGCACGTAGCTGATGCATATGGCGGTTTTCCTCCCAGTGCCGCCGCACCGGCTGTTCCCCTCTGGAGGTTTTTGACCTTCACACTTCATGGGCCGCGATTTTCGCCGGCCCATTTTTTTGTTTCACGCTGCTACATTCCGCCCGAAATGACGCAGATAGGATGCAATCTCACGGTTGTATTAGCTTTTTCATTACGCTCTCGTGCTTCAATCTGCCTGCTGAAGTCCCCGGTTTTCCGGTTGTGTCCTCGGCGAAGATAAGCACGGTGAGACGGGTGCGGCCTTTGGACGGGACGACAGCGATCGCTAGCGGAAAGACGGATCGGCCCGGAGCCGCCGCCGCGCGCTGCCGGCAAAGCCGGGGCCTTGCATGACGCGCTCGCCCAAGACAACGCTGCGCCTCCTCGCGGTCGCCTGGCCCTTCGTCCTCATCGTCATCCTGCAGACGGCGCTTGCGACCTTCAGCCTGCAGGTCACCTCGTCGCTGCGGGCCTTCGTCACCGGCGAGAGCCTGTGGTCGAAGGGGCAGCACGACGCGCTCTATTATCTCAACCGCTATGCCGAGTCCGGCAACCGTTCCTTCGTCGACCGCTATCATCAGGCCATCGCGATCCCGATGGGCGACCGCGCGGCGCGGCTGGCGCTGGAGGCGAGCCCCGCCGACAATGCCGCCGCCTTCGAGGGCTTCCTGAAGGGCGGCAATCACCCGGACGATATTCCCAACGTCATCTGGCTCTTCCGCTATTTCCGCTGGCTGCCGATCATGGACGCCAGCATCCGCGACTGGCGCACGGCGGAAGGCGTGCTGATGCAATTGCTGCCGATCGGCGAGGCGATCGATGCCTCGCGCCATATCGGCGAGGCCGACAGGCGCGAGATCACGCGCCAGCTCGACGAGATCAATGCGCTGGTGACGCCGCTGACCAGACGGTTCTCCGACCGTCTCGGCGAGGGCACGCGCCAGGTGCAGACGGTGCTCTTCGCCGTCAATTTGGCGATCGCGCTGCTCTTCATCGCGCTGACCGTCTGGCGGCTGAACAGTTTCCTCACCCATCGCCGCACCATCGAGGATCAGCTTTCGCACAGCGCGAACCACGACGACCTCACCGGCCTGCCGAACCGGCGGCTCTTCGAGGAGAAGCTGGCGGGCGTGCTCGACAATGCGGAGGCGCGCCATGCGCTGATGTTCATCGACCTCGACCAGTTCAAGGCGGTGAACGACAATGGCGGCCATGCGGCGGGCGACGAGCTGCTGCGCCGGGTCTCACGCGACCTCAGCAATGCCATTCGCGGCTCGGATGTGCTCGCCCGGCTCGGCGGCGACGAATTCGGTATCGTCCTGCCGAACTGCCTGCCGGACGATGCGCTGCGCATCGCCATGCGGCTGCGCGAGATCACCGAGGGCATCGATTTCGTCTGGAGCGGGCATCGCTACTCGATCAGCGCCAGCATCGGCGTGGTCCATCTCGGCGGGCGCGGCTATACCCTGCAGGAAGCCCTGCGCGCCGCCGACATCGCCTGCTACATGGCCAAGGAGAAGGGGCGCAACCGCGTGCATGTCTATGAGACGAGCGACGCGGCGCAGAGCCAGTTCACCGCGAACCTGAGCTGGGTGCAGCGCCTGCACCGGGCGCTGGAGGAAGATCGCTTCCAGCTCTTCTCGCAGGCGATCGTCGCCGCGGACGGGAGCGGGGAGGAGGGGGAGCACTGCGAAATCCTGCTGCGGCTGGAAGAGAACGGCAAGCTGCTTTCGCCCGGCGCCTTCATTCCCGCCGCCGAACGCTACGGGCTGATGCCGTCGCTCGACCGCTGGGTGATCCGCAACGCACTCGATCTCATCGGCCGCAATGCCGGCCCCGCCTCGGGCACCTATTCCATCAATCTCAGCGGCCTGACGCTGAAGGACGATACGTTCCTGCCGTTCTTCCGCGAGGCGTTGCAGCGCAGCCGCGTATCGGCGGGCGTGCTTTGCTTCGAGATCACCGAGACCAGCGCCATCGAGAATCTCGACGAGGCCATCGCCTTCATGAATGCGATGCGCGCCATGGGCTGCCGTTTCGCGCTCGACGATTTCGGTGTCGGCATGTCGTCGCTGACCTATCTGAAGCGCCTGCCGGTCGACTATGTGAAGATCGACGGCAGCTTCGTGCGCGACATGCTGTCGGACAAGACGGACTGGATGACCGTCGAGATGATCAACCAGATATCGCATCTCGCCGGCCGCCGGACGATTGCAGAATTCGTGGAAAGCCCGGAGATTCTGGCGGCGCTGCGCACCATCGGCGTGGATTATGTGCAGGGCTACGCCATCGCCCGGCCCGTGCCTTTCCAGCCGGGGCCGTCCGTTCCGGAAATCGAGCCGCGCCGCGCCAGCGTGGGCTGAGGTCAGGCCGGGTCCGAGGCGCGCTCCAGCGCCTTCAGCATGGTGCGTTCGGCAAGGTTGAGATAGGTCTCCATCTGCGCCGCGGCCTCGACGGGCCGGTTCTCCTCGACAAGCGACAGGATGGTGGCGTTCATGTCGACGAAGGGGGCGTGCAGGTGCTCCGGGTCGTTCAGCAGGCCGAAGCACAGGCGAAGTTCCGCCGATATGCGCGCATAGAATTCGTTGAGCCGCGCGCTGTCGGACAGATCGACCACGGCGGCGTGGAAGACCATGTTGGCGCTGCCGACGCCGGTCCAGTCGCTCGCATCGCGCGCGCGCTGCCCGTCGCTAACGGACTGGCGCATGATCCGGATGGCGGGATGCTGCGGCCAGGCCTGGCGCAGCGCGCCGCATTCCAGCATGCGCCGCACCCGGTAGATATCGATGATCGAGGCCATGGAGGGCACGGCGACGAAGACGCCGCGATTGGCCTCGTGATGCAGCAGGCCATCCTTGGTGAGAAGACGGAAGGCTTCGCGCAGGGAATTGCGCGAAACGTCGAAGCGCTCGCTGAACGCGGCCTCGGAAAGGCGCTGGCCGGGGGAAAGCTCACCCGAAATCAGCAGCGCGCGCATGCGCCGCGCCAGTCGGTCGGCAAGCGGCAGGCCATCTGCGTCGTCGGTCATTGCATTCTCCCTGTCCGCTGTGCCTTAGCATGAATGCGGGAACAAGGGAGGCGAAAAGTGCAGCCGATCGTCCGTGTCACGAGAGAAGAATGGAAATATTGTTGAACAATGTTGACATTTTTGTCTGGCAGGGCATGATCGGACGCTTTTAGAGGACTGCGCAAGACGGAGGAAACCATGGCGGCGATCGATCTTAACAGCGATCTCGGCGAAAGCTACGGCGCCTGGCGCATGGGCGACGATGCGGCGATGCTCGCTATCGTCTCTTCCGCCAACATCGCCTGCGGCTTCCATGCCGGCGATCCGGCGGGCATCTACCGCACGGTTCAGGCCGCCGCCGCAAACGGCGTCGTCATCGGTGCTCATGTCTCCTATCCGGACCGTGTCGGCTTCGGCCGCCGCGACCTCGACGCGACGGCCGAGGAGCTGATTGCCGATGTGATCTACCAGATCGGCGCGATCAAGGGCATTGCGGCCGCCGCCGGGACCACGGTGCGCTACGTCAAGCCGCATGGCGCGCTCTACAACCGCATCGCCTATGACGCAAAGCAGGGGCAGGCGGTGATCGACGGCATCAAGGCGGTCGATCCGGCGCTGGTCCTGATGGGCCTTGCCAATGCGCCGATCCTCGATCTGGCGCGCCGCTCCGGCCTTGCCGTCGTCGCGGAAGCCTTTGCCGACCGCGCCTATACGCCGAAGGGCGAGCTTGTCTCCCGCCGCGAGGCCGGCTCCGTGCTGCATGACGAGAAGAAGATCGCCGACCGCATGGTGCAGCTTGCCCGCACGGGCACGCTGGAGGCCATCGACGGCAGCACGATCCGCGTCGAGGCCCAGTCGATCTGCGTGCATGGTGACAGCCCCGGCGCCGTCGCCATCGCGCAGGAAATCCGCCGTCGTTTTGAGGCCGAGGGCATCGCCATCCGCTCCTTCGCCGGCAAGGCATGAGGGCATGGCGCGCTTTCTTCCCGTCAGCCTGACCACGATCCTCGTCGAACTGGCCGATCTCGATGAAACGCTGGCGCTCTTCGCCGCGCTTCAGGCCGATCCCATCGACGGTATTGCGGAAATGGTGCCGGCGGCGCGCACGCTGATGATCGGCTTTCGCTCGGAAAAGGTGACGCCGGCGGCGCTTGCGGCGCGGATCGCCACCTACGACCTGTCGGCGAAGATCGCGCCGTCGGAGCATCTGGTGGAGATTCCGGTACGCTATGACGGCGAGGATCTGGCCGATGTGGCGGCGCTGACGGGCCTTGCCGTCGATGAGGTCATCCGCCGCCATACGCAGAGCGAGTTCACCGTCGCCTTCTGCGGCTTCGCGCCGGGCTTCGGCTATCTCGTCGGCGGCGATCCGGCGCTGCATGTGCCGCGCCGCAAAAGCCCGCGCACCCGCATTCCCGCCGGTTCCGTGGCGCTCGCCGGGGCCTTCAGCGGCGTCTATCCGCAGGCAAGCCCCGGCGGCTGGCAGATCATCGGCACGACGCCGGTGAAGATGTGGGATATCGACCGGGAGCCGGGAGCGCTGTTCCAGCCCGGCTACCGCGTCCGCTTCTTCGACATGGCGGCCGCGGGCAAGACGATCAGTATTCCGCAAGCTACTCCCCGCAGGGAGCGCGTCGTTGCGCCGGAAGCGCCGCAATTTCGGGTGCGCGCCACGCCCATGCCCGCCGTCTTCCAGGATCGAGGCCGTTTCGGCCAGACGGGGCAGGGCGTCTCGGCCTCCGGCGCGCTCGACCGCGCCGCGTTCAACGCCGCC from Shinella zoogloeoides includes:
- a CDS encoding putative bifunctional diguanylate cyclase/phosphodiesterase, which encodes MTRSPKTTLRLLAVAWPFVLIVILQTALATFSLQVTSSLRAFVTGESLWSKGQHDALYYLNRYAESGNRSFVDRYHQAIAIPMGDRAARLALEASPADNAAAFEGFLKGGNHPDDIPNVIWLFRYFRWLPIMDASIRDWRTAEGVLMQLLPIGEAIDASRHIGEADRREITRQLDEINALVTPLTRRFSDRLGEGTRQVQTVLFAVNLAIALLFIALTVWRLNSFLTHRRTIEDQLSHSANHDDLTGLPNRRLFEEKLAGVLDNAEARHALMFIDLDQFKAVNDNGGHAAGDELLRRVSRDLSNAIRGSDVLARLGGDEFGIVLPNCLPDDALRIAMRLREITEGIDFVWSGHRYSISASIGVVHLGGRGYTLQEALRAADIACYMAKEKGRNRVHVYETSDAAQSQFTANLSWVQRLHRALEEDRFQLFSQAIVAADGSGEEGEHCEILLRLEENGKLLSPGAFIPAAERYGLMPSLDRWVIRNALDLIGRNAGPASGTYSINLSGLTLKDDTFLPFFREALQRSRVSAGVLCFEITETSAIENLDEAIAFMNAMRAMGCRFALDDFGVGMSSLTYLKRLPVDYVKIDGSFVRDMLSDKTDWMTVEMINQISHLAGRRTIAEFVESPEILAALRTIGVDYVQGYAIARPVPFQPGPSVPEIEPRRASVG
- a CDS encoding GntR family transcriptional regulator; this translates as MTDDADGLPLADRLARRMRALLISGELSPGQRLSEAAFSERFDVSRNSLREAFRLLTKDGLLHHEANRGVFVAVPSMASIIDIYRVRRMLECGALRQAWPQHPAIRIMRQSVSDGQRARDASDWTGVGSANMVFHAAVVDLSDSARLNEFYARISAELRLCFGLLNDPEHLHAPFVDMNATILSLVEENRPVEAAAQMETYLNLAERTMLKALERASDPA
- a CDS encoding LamB/YcsF family protein — translated: MAAIDLNSDLGESYGAWRMGDDAAMLAIVSSANIACGFHAGDPAGIYRTVQAAAANGVVIGAHVSYPDRVGFGRRDLDATAEELIADVIYQIGAIKGIAAAAGTTVRYVKPHGALYNRIAYDAKQGQAVIDGIKAVDPALVLMGLANAPILDLARRSGLAVVAEAFADRAYTPKGELVSRREAGSVLHDEKKIADRMVQLARTGTLEAIDGSTIRVEAQSICVHGDSPGAVAIAQEIRRRFEAEGIAIRSFAGKA
- a CDS encoding 5-oxoprolinase subunit B/C family protein, with product MARFLPVSLTTILVELADLDETLALFAALQADPIDGIAEMVPAARTLMIGFRSEKVTPAALAARIATYDLSAKIAPSEHLVEIPVRYDGEDLADVAALTGLAVDEVIRRHTQSEFTVAFCGFAPGFGYLVGGDPALHVPRRKSPRTRIPAGSVALAGAFSGVYPQASPGGWQIIGTTPVKMWDIDREPGALFQPGYRVRFFDMAAAGKTISIPQATPRRERVVAPEAPQFRVRATPMPAVFQDRGRFGQTGQGVSASGALDRAAFNAANRIVGNPAGTPALELTLGGFSFESSTRAVIGLAGAALTVTVRDAAGRSRDFPTYAPISLEPGDVVTMGHPQKGMRAYLAVRGGFDVAPVLGSASTDTLAVVGPEPVTMGSVLALKEESMGLASVSLDELPAFDLPAAGDVVTLDVVLGPRTEWFTQKGIETLTGQIWKVTPQSNRVGIRLAGAVPLERRDSAELPSEGTATGAIQVPHSGQPVLFLADHPLTGGYPVIGAVADHHLDLAGQIPVNASIRFRPVGPFAEIAAQTGGAP